The Epinephelus fuscoguttatus linkage group LG19, E.fuscoguttatus.final_Chr_v1 genome contains the following window.
aataaacatttaataaactttaataaacatcaataaactttaataaacttaaataaacgTTAATTAACATCAATAAACTgtaataaacatttaataaacatttaataaacttTAATAAGCATCAATAAATTgtaataaacttaaataaacgttaataaacatcaataaactttaataaactgtaataaactttaataaacttaaataagcgttaataaacatcaataaactttaataaatgttaataaacatcaataaactttaataaatgttaataaacatttaataaacttTAATAAACATCAATAGACTGTAATAAACGttaataaacttaaataaacgTTAATTAACATCAATAAACtgtaataaatgttaataaaatttaaaaaactttaataaacatcaataaattgtaataaacttaaataaacgttaataaacatcaataaactataaaactttaataaacttaaataaacgtcaataaacatcaataaactttaataaatgttaataaaatttaataaactttaataaactgtaataaactttaataaactgtaataaatgttaattcattcattcattcattcatcttctaaccgcttcatcctcttgagggtcgcgggggggctggagcctatcccagctgacactgggtgagaggcagggttcaccctggacaggtcaccagactatcacagggctgacacatagagacagacaaccattcacactcacattcacacctacggacaatttagagtcaccaattaacctgcatgtctttggactgtgggaggaagctggagcacctggaggaaacccacgctgacatgcaaactccacacagaagggctcgcacgcccaggatcgaaccggcaaccctcttgctgtgaggcgagagtaaccacaccaccgtgccgcccaataaatgttaataaacatcaataaactttaataaatgttaataaaatttaataaactttaataaacatcaataaactttaataaatgttaataaaatttaataaaCTTTAAGAAACATCaataaactgtaataaactttaataaacttaaataagcgttaataaacatcaataaactttaataaatgttaataaaatttaataaactgtaataaactttaataaacatcaataaactgtaaaactttaataaacttaaataaacgtcaataaacatcaataaactgtaataaacttaaataaacgTTAATAAACATCAATAAACTGAAATAATCTTTAATAAACTAATCAACTTTAATAAACTTACATAAACGTTAATAAACATCAATAAACTTtcataaatgttaataaaatttaataaactttaataaacgttaataaacataaataaactgaaataatcTTTAATAAACTAATCAACTTTAATAAACTTACATAAACGTTAATAAACATCAATAAACTGAAATAATCTTTAATAAACTAATCAACTTTAATAAACTTACATAAACGTTAATAAACATCAATAAACTTtcataaatgttaataaaatttaataaactttaataaacgttaataaacataaataaactgaaataatcTTTAATAAACTAATCAACTTTAATAAACTTACATAAACGTTAATAAACATCAATAAACtttaataaatgttaataaaatttaataaactttaataaaaatcaatcaactttaataaacattaataaacatcaATAAACTTTACACTCCTGTGACATGTTGTAATAAACTGTGATATATGTTATATAAACTTTGGGATCTTTGGGTCCTGTCTAGTTCCAGGTGTGTTCCGCTGCAGTATAATTCCTGCTGGGTCTCTATAGAACACAGAGGgacgaattcacaaaaggattgcgtggcttttgcggccgctaaaccggtaaaaatggagcaaacacatacggtctaattcacaaagcacgcgcagagggtgaaatgctccactaactgcgctgccaagcagattgcgtctcggtgctccggtgttatttgcacgtatttaaatgaggtaatatgcatatatttggcgcaAAAATTGCccatttctatgcaaatgagcctcattgataaacaacgccttattcactaacaccagcgctaacagccacacgcagtttgagtgaagtaaataacgtctttagaaagctggtgcaaactgtggaagcctctcgcccagacctTCCAGTGatggtggcagcagtgatcgtctgttaaatcagtctgtaaataatattttgacattattattataatctttattactttaatggcatccgaagatattgatgcgttgaacaggtgacagtctgcggtcgctctcaaaacgcacttctgtcacgcacttcaaaagcaacttttaataatttattttacgaaacgggggaaacaaacgtgaacaaaaacggttccataattcatatgaaattcaaaagataacgaaaaaacagctccaagtgagagggaatagtgataaagtggtcagacttggtcaaatccacagcctccacccatccgacactgttagactgactcaccagcagacatcactacatgacggtatacagtattcagtactttgccaaacaaagtctgccattgttctgccacggtgttcttggtgcaaagccagcatttatactttgccatgtgtggctaattgcaatcaggggcaaatcaggggcaaacggcactcagctgccaaacgttgtgggcgtgtttgcgctggtatatcattcattcattcatcttctaaccgcttcatcctcttgagggtcgcgggggggctggagcctatcccagctgacactgggtgagaggcagggttcaccctggacaggtcaccagactatcacagggctgacacatagagacagacaaccattcacactcacattcacacctacggacaatttagagtcaccaattaacctgcatgtctttggactgtgggaggaagccggagtgcccggagagaacccacgctgacacggggagaacatgcaaactccacacagaagggctcccacgcccgggatcgaaccggcaaccctcttgctgtgaggcgagagtgctaaccaccacccCACCGTGCCGcagcgctggtatatcattagcgcaatatcctttgtgaataggacgttaagacggagcaaactgcgggtgcaagtgaagtgcaattcaaggtgagTCTCTATGTCTGTCCTTGTCTCTAAGTCTGTCCCCGTCCCATCTGCAGGACAGAAATTTTAATCTGAAAACGCTGAGACACCTCGTCTGCAACAATGGATCCAGAGTTTTGTCTGAGCCCCAAGGTAACGAGCAGAGAGAAACCTGTCTTCTGTCCTCAGAGGACAGGTGAGTGTCCTTCTTTGTCCCTGTcctctgagacacacagagacactaacCTGTCCTCTGAGGACAGAAAGCGGTCCCACAGTGACACTAAGGACAGAcgagtgtctctgggacacaCTAACCTGGTCTCTGTGTCCTGAagtggagcaggaggaggtgggaCTTTGACCTACACACTGACTCACAGCCTGCATTGCATTCTGGGtaaaatgatgacatcacagcctcAGTGTCCTCACCTGCTGATCACCTGCGGAGACGACttcctctgagtgtgtgtgtgtgtgtgtgtgtttagtaaTTGCCTATTGATCAGTAGACGAGATGGACGAGTCCTGtcctcagctgtctgtctgtcctcatctgtctctgtctgtcctcatctgtctctctgtcctctcttgtctctgtctgtcctcacctgactctgtctgtcctcatcTGTCTGttctcatctgtctctctgtccttggCTGTCTgttctgacctgtctgtctgtctgtcctcacctgtctctgcctgtcctcatctgtctctttctgccctcacctgtctctgtctgcctgtcctcacctgtctctgtctgtcctcatctgtctgtctgtcctcactTGTCTGTCTGCCCTCACCTGTCTGTTCTcagctgtctctctgtccttggCTGTCTGacctcacctgtctctgtctgtcctcacctgtctgtctgtcctcaccAGTGTCTGTCTTccctcacctgtctgtcctcACTGATTAACTGAATGACTCCTGTAtcagtgttcagtgtctctctgctgctctctggtgGATAAAATCTGAACTACAGAAAATAttacatctgtctgtcctcacctgtctctgtctgccctCACgcgtctctgtctgtcttcactTGTCGGTTTGtcctcatctgtctctgtctgtctgtcctcacctgtctctgtctgtcctcacctgtcttttctcatctgtctgtctgttctcacctgtctctctgtccttggCTGTCTGccctcacctgtctctgtctgccctcacctgtctgccctcacctgtctctgtctgtcctcactGATTAACTGAATGGCTCCTGTATTAGTGTTCagtgtctctctgctgctctctggtgGATAAAATCTGAACTACAGAAAATAttacatctgtctgtcctcacctgtctctgtctgccctCATGCGTCTCTGTCTTCATGTCTCTGTTTGTCCtcaaatgtctgtctgtcctcacctgtctgaGACAGTGATgagtaaatataaatatttacagaaacagatgaatcaataaatgttcataaattatttaattaattaaaacttTACTTACTTTAAAACACTTAATATTGAAATGATGTCATCGTTTAATAAgctgataaaacaaacacatgaccTCATCGCcaacaacaaacattattaattaaCTATCAAGTCAAGTTTATCATCATCaaacatgatgtcatcacgtCACCTGTCGGCTGTGTCTTGCCTGGACAGCGTGTTGTAAATTTGCTCCCTGGCGAGTCACAGCTGATCTCTCACCTGTGACAGGTGTTGTCAGACACACTCACGCACCTGTTCCATCAGAGCAGGGctgttctgattggctgttggtAGCAGGAAGTAGACAGACAGCGGTGGGCGGGGTTTACAcagttttattgatttattctgTAACGATGAtaaaaagaacataaaaaacAGCTGTGATGTCAGAGGACGCGCTCGATGACATacaagggggggtggggggggcttGAGGGCAGCAGCAGTCTgtttcagccaatcagagaacAAGGAGGACAACTGAGGAGGAGCTTAACTGAAGACCTGTCTGTCAGAAtgttgcctagcaacagtaCTCCTCCAGCCAGTGGCAGGGGCGGGGCTTGGCTTGAGCAGGGGATGTGACGGGGGCGGGGTTAAAGGACGTCATCACTCTCAGCCGTGTGGAGCTGCGTGTCATCGGCGTCAGTCATGATGCTGCTGTCCTGACTGTCATCCACCTCCGCAGCtagacagatggagacagagagacaggtcagagacaaagagacaggtccgagacagagacagagacagagtcagagacagagacagaaacagagagacaggtcagagtcagagagacaggtcagagacagagagacaggtcagagtcagagacagacagacaggtcagagacagagacagacaggtcagagacagagacatgtcagagacagagacagagaaacaggtcagagacagagacagagagacaggtcagagacagagagacaggccagagacagagacagagagacagatcaGAGACAGGACAGAgtcaggacagagacagaaacagagacagagagacaggtcagagacaaagagacaggtccgagacagagacagagtcagagacagagacagaaacagagagacaggtcagagtcagagtcagagagacaggtcagagacagagagacaggtcagagacagagagacaggtcagagacagagacagacaggtcagagacagagacagacaggtcagagacagaaacatgtcagagacagagagacaggccagagacagagacagagagacaggtcagagacaggACAGAgtcaggacagagacagaaacagagacagagagacaggtcagagacaaagagacaggaccgagacagagacagagtcagagacagagacagaaacagagagacaggtcagagtcagagtcagagagacaggtcagagacagagagacaggtcagagacagagacaggtcagagacagagagacaggccagagacagagacagagagacagatcagagacaggacagagacagaaacagagacaaagagacaggtctgagacagagacagagtcagagacagagacagaaacagagagacaggtcagagtcagagagacaggtcagagacagagagacaggtcagagtcagagacagagagacaggtcagagacagagacagacaggtcagagacagagacatgtcagagacagagacagagagacaggtcagagacagagacaggtcagagacagagagacaggccagagacagagacagagacagagagacagatcaGAGACAGGACAGAgtcaggacagagacagaaacagagagacaggtcagagtcagagagacaggtcagagacagagagacaggtcagagacagagagacaggtcagagtcagagacagagagacaggtcagagacagagacagacaggtcagagacagagacatgtcagagacagagacagagagacaggtcagagacagagacaggtcagagacagagacaggccagagacagagagacaggccagagacagagacagagacagagagacagatcaGAGACAGGACAGAgtcaggacagagacagaaacagagacagagagacaggtcagagacaaagagacaggtccgagacagagacagagtcagagacagagacagaaacagagagacaggtcagagtcagagtcagagagacaggtcagagacagagagacaggtcagagtcagagacagagagacaggtcagagacagagacagacaggtcagagacagaaacatgtcagagacagagacagagagacaggtcagagacagaaacagagagacaggtcagagtcagagacaggtcagagacagagacaggtcagagacagagagacaggccagagacagagacagagagacagatcaGAGACAGGACAGAgtcaggacagagacagaaacagagacagagaaacaggccagagacagagagacagatcagagacagagagacaggtaagagacagagagacaggccagagacagagacagagagagagatcagagacaggacagagtgagagacagagacaggtcagagacagagagacaggttagagacagagacagagacaggccagagacagacacagagagacagatcagagacaggacagagtgagagacagagacaggtcagagacagagacagagacagagagacaggccagagacagacacagagagacagatcagagacaggtcagagacagagacaggccagagacagagagacaggtcaGGGACAGAGACAGTTGGGGTCAGAGTTAGTTAAATTAATACCTGTCTCCTCTCATCAGAGGCTGATGTGTACCTGTCTCACCTCATCAGAGGCTGGTGTGTACCTGCCTCACCTTACCAGAGGCTGGTGTGTACCTGTCTCACCTTCGTCCTCTGGCAGGTATCTCTTGTCGATGGCTTCTTTGATCTGGTTATTGGCTCCTTTAGGATCCAGATCCATCGCCCAGCTGAAGTTCATCAGAGCCAGGTGAGTCTGACCCAGCTTCTTATAcacctgacagacagacagacagacagacagacagacagacagacagggttACTGTAACCATCGGCACTGAGACAGCTGTTGACCATCAGTAGTTAGAGAGCATCACTAGTTAACCCGTCAGAATCTTTACCCCAACTAGTTAACATGTAATATGTTCTAGTTAACATGTGAGATGAGTTAGTTAACATGTAATATGTTGTAATTAACATGTGAGATGTTCTAGTTAACCTGTTAGATGAACTAGTTAACATGTAATATGTTGTAGTTAACAAGGTAGATGACCTAGCTAACATGTAATATGTTCTAGTTAACATGTGAGATGAACTAGTTAACATGTAATATGTTCTAGTTAACATGTGAGATGAACTAGTTAACATGTAATCTGTTCTAGTTAACATGTTAGATGACCTAGTTAACGTAATATGTTCTAGTTAACATGGTAGATGAACTAGTTAACATATAATATGTTGTAGTTAACATGTTACATGAACTAGTTAACATTTAATATGTTGTAGATAACATGTTAGATGAACTCGTTAACATGTAATATGTTCTAGTTAACATGTGAGATGAACTAGTTAACATGTAATATGTTCTAGTTAAAATGTTAGATGAACTAGTTAAAATGTGAGATGAACTAGTTAACATATAATATGTTCTGGTTAACATGTGAGATGAGCTAGTTAACATGGTAGATTAACTAGTTAACATGTATTATGTTCTAGTTAACATGTAAAATGTTCTAGTTAACATGTAATATGTTCTAGTTAAAATGTGAGATGAACTagttaaaatgtgaaatgaactAGTTAACATGTAATATGTTCTAGTTAACATGTGAGATGAGCTAGTTAACATGGTAGATTAACTAGTCAACATGTATTATGTTCTAGTTAACATGTGAGATGAACTAGTTAACATGTAATACGTTCTAGTTAACATGTTGGATGAACTAATTAACATGTAAAATGTTCTAGTTAAAACGTTAGATGAACTAGTTAAAATGTGAGATGAACTAGT
Protein-coding sequences here:
- the LOC125879221 gene encoding octapeptide-repeat protein T2-like isoform X8; protein product: METERQVRDKETGPRQRQRQSQRQRQKQRDRSESERQVRDRETGQSQRQTDRSETETDRSETETCQRQRQRNRSETETERQVRDRETGQRQRQRDRSETGQSQDRDRNRDRETGQRQRDRSETETGQRQRDRPETETETERQIRDRTESGQRQKQRDRSESERQVRDRETGQRQRDRSETGQSQDRDRNRDRETGQRQRDRSETETESETETETERQVRVRVRETGQRQRDRSESETERQVRDRDRQVRDRNMSETETERQVRDRNRETGQSQRQVRDRDRSETERQARDRDRETDQRQDRVRTETETETEKQARDRETDQRQRDR
- the LOC125879221 gene encoding RNA-binding protein 25-like isoform X11 yields the protein METERQVRDKETGPSQRQRQKQRDRSESESERQVRDRETGQSQRQRDRSETETDRSETETCQRQRQRDRSETETERQVRDRDRSETETGQRQRDRPETETETERQIRDRTESGQRQKQRQRDRSETKRQVRDRDRVRDRDRNRETGQSQSQRDRSETERQVRVRDRETGQRQRQTGQRQKHVRDRDRETGQRQKQRDRSESETGQRQRQVRDRETGQRQRQRDRSETGQSQDRDRNRDRETGQRQRDRSETERQVRDRETGQRQRQRERSETGQSERQRQVRDRETG
- the LOC125879221 gene encoding trichohyalin-like isoform X5 — its product is METERQVRDKETGPRQRQRQSQRQRQKQRDRSESERQVRDRETGQSQRQTDRSETETDRSETETCQRQRQRNRSETETERQVRDRETGQRQRQRDRSETGQSQDRDRNRDRETGLRQRQSQRQRQKQRDRSESERQVRDRETGQSQRQRDRSETETDRSETETCQRQRQRDRSETETERQVRDRDRSETETGQRQRDRPETETETERQIRDRTESGQRQKQRQRDRSETKRQVRDRDRVRDRDRNRETGQSQSQRDRSETERQVRVRDRETGQRQRQTGQRQKHVRDRDRETGQRQKQRDRSESETGQRQRQVRDRETGQRQRQRDRSETGQSQDRDRNRDRETGQRQRDRSETERQVRDRETGQRQRQRERSETGQSERQRQVRDRETG
- the LOC125879221 gene encoding RNA-binding protein 25-like isoform X13 yields the protein METERQVRDKETGPSQRQRQKQRDRSESERQVRDRETGQSQRQRDRSETETDRSETETCQRQRQRDRSETETERQVRDRDRSETETGQRQRDRPETETETERQIRDRTESGQRQKQRQRDRSETKRQVRDRDRVRDRDRNRETGQSQSQRDRSETERQVRVRDRETGQRQRQTGQRQKHVRDRDRETGQRQKQRDRSESETGQRQRQVRDRETGQRQRQRDRSETGQSQDRDRNRDRETGQRQRDRSETERQVRDRETGQRQRQRERSETGQSERQRQVRDRETG
- the LOC125879221 gene encoding RNA-binding protein 25-like isoform X6, giving the protein METERQVRDKETGPRQRQRQSQRQRQKQRDRSESETDRQVRDRDRQVRDRDMSETETEKQVRDRDRETGQRQRDRPETETERQIRDRTESGQRQKQRQRDRSETKRQVRDRDRVRDRDRNRETGQSQSQRDRSETERQVRDRETGQRQRQVRDRETGQRQRQRQRDRSETGQSQDRDRNRETGQSQRDRSETERQVRDRETDQRQDRVRTETETETERQVRDKETGPRQRQSQRQRQKQRDRSESESERQVRDRETGQSQRQRDRSETETDRSETETCQRQRQRDRSETETERQVRVRDRSETETGQRQRDRPETETERQIRDRTESGQRQKQRQRNRPETERQIRDRETGKRQRDRPETETEREIRDRTE
- the LOC125879221 gene encoding U1 small nuclear ribonucleoprotein 70 kDa-like isoform X3, with product METERQVRDKETGPRQRQRQSQRQRQKQRDRSESERQVRDRETGQSQRQTDRSETETDRSETETCQRQRQRNRSETETERQVRDRETGQRQRQRDRSETGQSQDRDRNRDRETGQRQRDRSETETESETETETERQVRVRVRETGQRQRDRSETETCQRQRDRPETETERQVRDRTESGQRQKQRQRDRSETKRQDRDRDRVRDRDRNRETGQSQSQRDRSETERQVRVRDRETGQRQRQTGQRQRHVRDRDRETGQRQRQVRDRETGQRQRQRQRDRSETGQSQDRDRNRETGQSQRDRSETERQVRDRETGQSQRQRDRSETETDRSETETCQRQRQRDRSETGQSQDRDRNRDRETGQRQRDRSETERQVRDRETGQRQRQRERSETGQSERQRQVRDRETG
- the LOC125879221 gene encoding trichohyalin-like isoform X4, which produces METERQVRDKETGPRQRQRQSQRQRQKQRDRSESERQVRDRETGQSQRQTDRSETETDRSETETCQRQRQRNRSETETERQVRDRETGQRQRQRDRSETGQSQDRDRNRDRETGQRQRDRSETETESETETETERQVRVRVRETGQRQRDRSETERQVRDRDRSETERQARDRDRDRETDQRQDRVRTETETERQVRVRETGQRQRDRSETERQIRDRTESGQRQKQRQRDRSETKRQVRDRDRVRDRDRNRETGQSQSQRDRSETERQVRVRDRETGQRQRQTGQRQKHVRDRDRETGQRQKQRDRSESETGQRQRQVRDRETGQRQRQRDRSETGQSQDRDRNRDRETGQRQRDRSETERQVRDRETGQRQRQRERSETGQSERQRQVRDRETG
- the LOC125879221 gene encoding trichohyalin-like isoform X2, which produces METERQVRDKETGPRQRQRQSQRQRQKQRDRSESERQVRDRETGQSQRQTDRSETETDRSETETCQRQRQRNRSETETERQVRDRETGQRQRQRDRSETGQSQDRDRNRDRETGQRQRDRSETETESETETERQVRVRVRETGQRQRDRSESETERQVRDRDRQVRDRDMSETETERQVRDRDRSETERQARDRDRDRETDQRQDRVRTETETERQVRVRETGQRQRDRSETERQIRDRTESGQRQKQRQRDRSETKRQVRDRDRVRDRDRNRETGQSQSQRDRSETERQVRVRDRETGQRQRQTGQRQKHVRDRDRETGQRQKQRDRSESETGQRQRQVRDRETGQRQRQRDRSETGQSQDRDRNRDRETGQRQRDRSETERQVRDRETGQRQRQRERSETGQSERQRQVRDRETG
- the LOC125879221 gene encoding RNA-binding protein 25-like isoform X10, coding for METERQVRDKETGPRQRQRQSQRQRQKQRDRSESESERQVRDRETGQSQRQRDRSETETDRSETETCQRQRQRDRSETETERQVRDRDRSETETGQRQRDRPETETETERQIRDRTESGQRQKQRQRDRSETKRQVRDRDRVRDRDRNRETGQSQSQRDRSETERQVRVRDRETGQRQRQTGQRQKHVRDRDRETGQRQKQRDRSESETGQRQRQVRDRETGQRQRQRDRSETGQSQDRDRNRDRETGQRQRDRSETERQVRDRETGQRQRQRERSETGQSERQRQVRDRETG
- the LOC125879221 gene encoding octapeptide-repeat protein T2-like isoform X9: METERQVRDKETGPRQRQRQSQRQRQKQRDRSESERQVRDRETGQSQRQTDRSETETDRSETETCQRQRQRNRSETETERQVRDRETGQRQRQRDRSETGQSQDRDRNRDRETGQRQRDRSETETEPETETETERQIRDRTESGQRQKQRQRDRSETKRQVRDRDRVRDRDRNRETGQSQSQRDRSETERQVRVRDRETGQRQRQTGQRQKHVRDRDRETGQRQKQRDRSESETGQRQRQVRDRETGQRQRQRDRSETGQSQDRDRNRDRETGQRQRDRSETERQVRDRETGQRQRQRERSETGQSERQRQVRDRETG
- the LOC125879221 gene encoding trichohyalin-like isoform X7, with amino-acid sequence METERQVRDKETGPRQRQRQSQRQRQKQRDRSESERQVRDRETGQSQRQTDRSETETDRSETETCQRQRQRNRSETETERQVRDRETGQRQRQRDRSETGQSQDRDRNRDRETGQRQRDRSETETDRSETETCQRQRQRDRSETETERQVRDRDRSETETGQRQRDRPETETETERQIRDRTESGQRQKQRQRDRSETKRQVRDRDRVRDRDRNRETGQSQSQRDRSETERQVRVRDRETGQRQRQTGQRQKHVRDRDRETGQRQKQRDRSESETGQRQRQVRDRETGQRQRQRDRSETGQSQDRDRNRDRETGQRQRDRSETERQVRDRETGQRQRQRERSETGQSERQRQVRDRETG
- the LOC125879221 gene encoding trichohyalin-like isoform X1, yielding METERQVRDKETGPRQRQRQSQRQRQKQRDRSESERQVRDRETGQSQRQTDRSETETDRSETETCQRQRQRNRSETETERQVRDRETGQRQRQRDRSETGQSQDRDRNRDRETGQRQRDRSETETESETETETERQVRVRVRETGQRQRDRSESETERQVRDRDRQVRDRDMSETETERQVRDRDRSETERQARDRDRDRETDQRQDRVRTETETERQVRVRETGQRQRDRSETERQIRDRTESGQRQKQRQRDRSETKRQVRDRDRVRDRDRNRETGQSQSQRDRSETERQVRVRDRETGQRQRQTGQRQKHVRDRDRETGQRQKQRDRSESETGQRQRQVRDRETGQRQRQRDRSETGQSQDRDRNRDRETGQRQRDRSETERQVRDRETGQRQRQRERSETGQSERQRQVRDRETG